The Cellulophaga lytica DSM 7489 nucleotide sequence TTTGTTTTAGATCAAATAGAATACCATGATATATCTGAAGGTGTAATTTATGCCAAACACAAAGGTGTTAAGTTAAATTTGTATTATACACCAACTAAGTTAACAGAAAACTCTTTAGTATTTAATAAAAAACTAATGGCACAATGGTGGGAGCAAGGTTTTAGTTATGCAGAAAAGAAAGCTGCAAAATTAAAAGTTAGCATTCCTATGTCTAAATAATATACAATAGTTGATATAAAAAAAAGACCGCTTTTAAAAGCAGTCTTTAAGTATAAGTTATAACGGATGTAAGTTTACCAAAGTTCACTAATTTCCTTTTTAATGTAGCTTAATGCTGTAGCAGATGGTGATGCCTTATCCATTGTATCATTTAAAATATCTTCACGTAATTTATCTGCAGAATCTGCTTCACTCATAGCGGCTTTGCGTATGGTTTGTATTGTAGCGCTTTTAGCCGTTTTAATAATATTCCAGCTTTCATCAGACAAATATATTTGTTGAGACAAGTTGTGGTCAAACTCTTTTTCAATATTCTTTATTAATAAAGTTTCATATGCATTTTTATCATTACCCACAGGAGCAACACGTACTACTAAACTAGGTATAGATATACGCTCTAAAAATAAAGCCATACGCTCATAAGCTTGTAATCTGGTAGGTATGGTATTTTTTTGAGAATCTTTATGTAATAAAAAACGTCTTCTGCCTTCCTCATTTTTAGTATGCATTTTAAAAAAATAAAAAGCTACCATACCAGTTACTACACTAGGCAATAAATAGGCAAACATTTGTAATATAATTTCTGTTGTCATTGCGGGTTATATTTTAAGTTTGATTACGGTTGTAAAACGCACAATTTGCACAAAAATTATATGAATATTAAATATCAACAAACATCACATTAGTTAATGCTTTTCATATGCTCTCTAACGCGTAAATAAAAGTTAGCATAATCTGTATGTATTTTAAACAAAACAGTATTGTTATTCTGCGTAGTACTTTCTAAGCTAATACGCTCTGTAACAACATTAAACTTGCTAACTAGGCTATTTTGTAATGCAGATAAGCTAGAGCTTGTACTAGTTATAGTTAGTTTAGAGTCTATATTTAACTCTAGTATTTTAGATATTTTTTCAAGAAAAGCTTCTCCTGTAGCGCTTACTTTTGTTTTTGATGCATCTAATATATTTTGCTCTGTTTCGGTAATTACAACTTCACCATTGGTTACTGCAATTTTAGCATTTTCACCTAAAGACTGTTTAGCGTTTGTTAATATAACAATAGCAGTAGAATCGTTTTTACTAAAAGAGTCTTCAATAATAGAAAGTTGAGATTCCTTAGCCTTTAAAGCTTCTAAAGTTCTTGCCATATTTTTAGAATTTTGACTAGATACTTGCGTAAAGTTTTTAAGATTAGTTAATAAGGATTTATTTGCATTTTGTAACTCTGTAGCTTGGTTTTTATATAAGTCTGCTTCTGCAACACTTACTTTTGCTACTTTATTAGCTTCTGCTAAGGCAATGTTGGTTTGTGAAATACTATCTTTTAGTGTCTGTATTTGAGCAATTAAGTCGCTCTTTTTTTGAGCAAAAGATACTATTGTAAAACATAAAAGTAGTAGGGTAGATAGGGTATTTTTTTTCATAAAATTTATAAGATTTAAGTGACAAATTTAAACATTTAATTTAGCTTACAAATTAATTTTAATAAGTTGTGTTTTTTATAAATAATGGTATAGTTTCCTAATAATAACGTAAAGATGTGTGGTAATAATGACTGGCATATTGTTTTTTAATATCTTGCACACCAAAAATTAATTACTGTTGCATATGTCATATACTACCTGTGTAGTAATACCTTGTTATAATGAAGTTAAAGAACTTAAAAATAGAGTTTATGATGGCTTTTTAAAAGAAGATACAAATACGCTTATTTGTTTTGTAGATGATGGCTCTACAGACGGTACTTATACAGAACTAAAAAGTTTAGAAAAACAGTATCCAACCAAGGTTGTAGTTTATAAAAACCCCAATAATGTTGGTAAAGCAGAATCTGTTAGAAACGGAGTAAATTTTGCTTGTGAAAATTATGAAATAAAACTTGTGGGTTATTTAGATGCCGATTTGGCAACTTCATTAGAAGAGTTTTCTTTTTTAACCACTTATATAGACAATACTATTTCTTTTGTTTTTGGCTCTAGAATAATGAAGCTTGGCTCTACAATAGAGCGCAAGGCATCTCGTTTTTTTATTGGTAGGTTTATAGCTACAGTAATTTCTACAATTTTAGATTTAAAAGTTTACGATACACAATGCGGCTGTAAAATATTTAAAAAAGATTTGGCTTTAGAAGTTTTTAATAAACCATTTGTTTCTCGTTGGCTTTTTGATGTAGAAATATTTAATAGAATTGTAGTATTTTACGGTAAAGAAAAAGCTCTAACAAAAATGTTAGAAGTCCCCTTAAAGCGTTGGGTAGATCAAGGAGATTCTAAAGTAAAAACATCTTACTTTTTTCAGCTTTGGTTAGATTTATATAAAATTAATAAAATTTGCAAAAAGGGATTAAAACACAATAATAGTATATAAAATGACAGAGAAGAAAACTACAGTAAATTATATGTTGATAGCAGTTTTGTCTATCGTTGTCTTCAGGTTTATTATTACAGGAGCAATACCTTTGTTAGATAAAACAGAGGCTCGTTATGCAGAAATATCTAGACTAATGCAAGAAACGGGAGAGTGGGTTGTACTACAAATAGATTATAACGAACCTTTTTGGGCTAAACCACCGCTATCTACTTGGATGTCTGCAATGAGTTTTGAGCTTTTTGGAGTAAATGAGTTAACAGCAAGGCTGCCATCATTTTTGCTAGGTGTTGCAATGCTTTTTATACTAGGTTACTTTGTTAAAAAAACAAAAGTATCTCCGTTAGTGCCAGCTTTAGTTTTAGTTACTACACCAGAGTTTTTAATTCATATGGGAGTGGTTTCTACAGATTCTGCTTTGTGTTTTAGTGTAATGTTAATTATGCTATCATTCTGGAAAAGTATTACATCAGACAAAAAAACAATTTGGAATTACCTCTTTTTTGTTGGCTTAGGTTTAGGTTTTTTAGCCAAAGGACCATTGGTGTTAGTATTAACGGGAGCTCCAGTGTTTTTTTGGTTGTTGTTAGACCGTAAAACGTTTTTCTCTAACTTAGCTAAATTGCCTTGGATAGTTGGTTTGCTAGTTACTGTAGTTATTGCGTTACCTTGGTATTTATTAACAGAACAAAGATCACCAGGTTTTATAGATTATTTTATTGTTGGTGAGCATTTTAATAGGTTTTTAAAGCCAGGATGGAGCGGAGATTTATATGGTCAGCCAAAAACACAGCCATTAGGTTTAATTTGGGTATTTATGTTGTCTTTTTGTTTGCCTTGGTTTTATATAGTATTGGCAAAAATAGTAAAGCTTAAAAAGCGCATTTTAGATGATAAGTATGTAGCGTTTTTATTGTTTTGGTTGTTTTGGACACCAATTTTCTTTACCATATCTAAAAATATTTTACATACCTACATTTTGCCTTCTACAGTACCAATGGCACTTTTAATTGCACATTGGTGGCCAGAATACAAGCATAAAAAGAAGGCACTAATTGCCTGTTCTATATTTCCTATTTTAGTTTTTATAGCAGGTGCAGGACTTTTGGTTACTGACCAATGGAAAGTATATATGAACTCTGATAAATTACTAGTAGCTAAATCTGAAGAATTAAAAATTGATAAAAATCCTCCTATTTTGTACCTAGATTCTAAAACATACTCTAGTCAGTTTTATAACAAAGGTAATGTTATAGATACTAGAGATGAACCTACTAAAATAGATTCTATTTTAGAGGCTTATGATAAACTTTATATTTTATCGGATAAAAGAGAGTTTTACCTTTTACCTAAAAAGTACGTAAGTAAATTACAGGTAATAGATACAACAAAAAAAGCACGTCTATATTTGTACAATAAATAAGCGCTTTTGCCATTATAATTTAAAAAAAATGAGCCTATTTTTTAGGCTCGTTTTTCATATATTCTTTTCCGCCTAAGTGTACACAATCATATAGTTCTTGCATGCCATTAAAAGGAACTTTTGCTTTGTTGTAACCATAGGTAAAAGCTAAACTTCTATTTAGTTCATTATCGTCTAGGTTTACTTGTATATCATCCATAGTATATTGGCAAGGATGCTCATAACCAGAGGCGTGTGTAATTTCTATTAACTCTTTTCTAAAACTTTTAAAATATTGAGCCAAACGATCTGACTTAAGAGGAACATTTATGCCTCTTTGTAACCACTGATTTTGTGTAGCTATACCAGCCGGACACGTGTTTGTATGGCAAGATTGTGCTTGTATACACCCAATACTCATCATTGCTTCACGTGCAACATTTATACAATCTACTCCCATTGCAAATGCCATTGCAGCTTTTGCAGGGAAACCTAATTTACCGCTACCAATAAACACAATTCTGTCTGTTAGTTTTTTCTCTAAAAACAATTTGTATAAGCTAGAGAAACCATAAACCCACGGTAAAGAAACGTGGTCTGCAAAACTTGGCGGAGCAGCACCAGTACCACCTTCACCACCATCTACAGTAATAAAATCTGGTCCTTTACCTGTTTTTAACATAATATCTGCTAGCTCTTCCCACTGATCTAATTTTCCAATAGCTCCTTTAATACCTACGGGTAATCCTGTTTTTTCTGCTATTTCTTCAATTAAATTTACCAATTCTTGTACAGAACTAAACGCTTTATGTGTAGCTGGTGACAAAACATCTTTTCCTATTTCTACACCACGTATTTCTGCTAATTCTGCAGTAATTTTAGCTCCAGGTAAAACACCACCTTTTCCTGGTTTAGCTCCTTGAGATAATTTTATTTCAATGGCTTTAATACAAGGGTTGTTTTCTACTAAATTGGTTAGCTTTTCCATAGATAAATTTCCGTCTTCAGATCTTACTCCAAAGTAGCCAGTTCCAAAATGAAAAATTACATCTCCTCCTTGTTTATGGTAAGGAGATAAACCACCTTCACCAGTATTATGGTAAGCGCCACTTTTTAACACACCTTTGTTCATAGCTTCTACAGCAGCAGCAGATAAAGAACCAAAGCTCATTGCAGATACATTTATTGCAGATGCAGGTCTAAAAGGTTTTTTACGTTTATTGTATGCACCTATTACTTTAGCGCAAGGTAAAAAGGTTTTGTCTTTAGCGTTAGGATGATTTTCATCAATTTTATAAGCCATCATTTGGTTTTTAACAAAAATATGCTGGTGTGCATATACATCTCTGTCTGTACCAAAGCCTTCGTAATTATTTTCGCTTTTTGCAGAAGCATAAATCCATCCGCGCTCTATGCGGTTAAAAGGTAATTCTTCTCTATTGTTAGCAACAAAATATTGTCTCATTTCTGGACCAATACTTTCTAACATATACCTTATATGCCCAACAATGGGAAAGTTGTGAGAAATAGTATGTTTTTTCTGAAAAAAAATATCTCGTATAGCAACTAAAGCTAATACTATTAATACCCATATCCACCATGAGATACTAGATATAAAACTTAAAAAAGAATCCATTTAATTATGTATTTGTTAACTAAAGCCAAACTTATTATAAGTTTGGCTTTGTAATTATGCTACAAAAATAACCAAATCTGTGGTCATTTATTGTTAGGTTTAACGTTATTTATTTAAATAATCTAGACTCATTTCTGTTAGTGTTTTAACACCTAAAAGCATTCCGTTATCATCTATTTTAAAGTCTGGCGTATGGTGTGGGTAAGCTTCTTTGTTTCCAGGAGTCATTCCGCCTAAAAAGAAATAGAAACCAGGGACTAGTTCTTGAAAATATGAAAAATCTTCGCCGCCAGTAGTAGCTTTAGTTAACTGCACATTTTTATTACCCGCAACTCGTTGCATTGTTGGTAACATTTGGTTTACCAAGGCAATATCATTATACGTAATAGAGGTCTGACTTTCTACACTAAATGTTGCACTACCACCATAAGCTTTAGCAATAGTTTCTGTCATTTCTTTCATTCTACGTAAAATAAGCTCTCGCATATCCGGATTTAAAGTTCTTACAGTGCCAATAAGTTCGGCACTTTCTGGAATAATGTTAAAACGAACACCACTTGTAATTTTACCAACAGTAATAACTGCTGCTTCTTCAGTTAGTTTAGATTCTCTACTAATTATGGTTTGCAAGCCGTCTATAATTTTAGCAGAAATTACTATGGGATCTACACCAGACCAAGGTTGTGAACCGTGCGTTTGTTTACCTTTTACGTTAATAACAAAACGCTCTACTGCAGCCATTATACCCTCTGTTTTGTATTTAATAACACCTACTGGTGTACCAGAATTAATGTGTAATCCAAAAATAGCATCTACTTTAGGGTTTTCCATAACACCTTCTTTTATCATTAAAGCAGCACCACCTTCTTCTCCTGGAGGTGCACCTTCTTCCGCAGGTTGAAAAATAAACTTAACAGTACCGTTTATTTTGTCTTTATTTTTAGCTAAAATCTCTGCAACACCCATTAAAATTGCAGTATGTGTATCATGGCCACAAGCGTGCATAACACCAGTTTCTACGCCTAAAAATGTATCTGTAACGTTAGATTTAAATGGTAAATTATTGCGTTCAGTAACAGGTAAAGCATCTATATCTGCCCTTAAAGCAATTACTTTACCCGGTTTTTTACCTTTTAAAATACCTACAACACCAGTTATAGCAACCTTAGTTTGTACTTCTATACCTAATGATTTTAAATGAGCAGCAATTTTTTCTGCAGTTTTAAACTCTCTGTTAGATAATTCAGGATTTTGATGAAAATGATGCCTCCATTCTATAACTTTTTTTTCTATGTTTTTGTAATCGTTCTCTAACTTATAATTTTGTGCTTGTAGGGCAGAACCGCAAAGCAAGAGTGTTAAAATAAATTTGTTTTTAGTTTTCATATTTATATAATTAGTCAGTTATTTTGGTTTTTTTATTAATCTTAAAAATTAGATTTCCATTCTCATATTTACTAAGTGTTTTTTAAATCCGGCTTTTTCATAAGCCCGTAAGGCAGCAGTATTTTCGCTGTAGACATCTAACCTAACTTCTGTAGTATTCTGTTCTTTTATCCATTTAAATAAAAAATCTATAATATTTTTATTTATTCCTTTTCCTCGGTATTTAGGGTCTATATACATAAAACCTAAATAGGCGTAATTGTTGTGTTTTAAATGTTTTTTAGCTTGTTTAATTGTTGCGTACGCAGAGCCAATTAATGTATTGTTTAGTGTTGCAACAGCTACAAGTGTGTTTGTATCTTCTAATAAATTTTTAATACTGTAATAAGAAATTGGATCTGGTTTTAGAGTTTTATCAAAAGGACGCTCGGCAGAAATAATGCCTTGCTCAAAAGATTTTAAAGTTTGCAAATCTTTTAATTCTGCTGCTCTAATTTTAATTTCTTTCAATATTTTTATGGTTTAAATTGTAGTATTCTCTAAAGATATTTAAAATTAAACTGCTATTAAATTTTATTGTTTATAATTATTAAAACTACTTGTTTTATCTGGAGTTAATTATGGTTAAATTTACACTTCTCTAAATTATATAAGAAAAAACAATTGGAAGAATTTATTGCCCAACTTAACGAGGCTCAAAAAGCACCTGTTTTACACACAAAAGGACCATTAATGGTAATTGCCGGAGCTGGTTCTGGTAAAACAAGAGTGTTAACATACCGTATAGCATATTTAATACAGCAGGGTGTAGACCCGTACAATATTTTATCACTTACGTTTACCAATAAGGCGGCAAGAGAAATGAAAGTACGTATTGCAGATATTGCAGGTAGTGCAGAGACAAAGAGTTTATGGATGGGAACTTTTCACTCTATATTTGCTAAATTATTGCGTTATGAGGCAGACAAGTTAGGTTATCCAAATAATTTTACTATTTACGATACTCAAGATTCTCAGCGTTTAATTGCATCTATTATTAAAGAAATGCAATTAGATAAGGATATATATAAGTACAAGCAAATACAAAACAGAATATCATCTTACAAAAACAGTTTAATTACTGTAAAGGCATATTTTAATAATCCAGATTTAATGGAGGCAGATGCAATGGCAAAACGCCCACGTACTGGTGAAATTTATAAAAATTATGTAGAGAGATGTTTTAAGGCAGGAGCAATGGATTTTGATGATTTATTATTAAAAACCAATGAGCTTTTAAACGTTTTTCCAGAAGTGCTTCAAAAGTACCAAAATAGGTTTCAGTATATAATGGTAGATGAGTACCAAGATACCAACCACTCACAATACTTAATAGTTAAGGCTTTATCAGACAAATTTCAGAACATATGTGTGGTAGGTGATGATGCACAGAGTATTTATTCTTTTAGAGGAGCAAACATTAGTAATATTCTAAACTTTCAAAAAGATTATGATAATGTTGCAATGTACAGGTTAGAGCAGAATTACCGTTCTACTGGTAATATTGTAAATGCCGCAAACTCTATCATAGAAAAAAATAAAAATCAGCTTGAAAAAGTTGTATGGACCTCTAATGATGATGGGCCACTGATTAAAGTTCATCGTAGTATTACAGATGCAGAGGAAGGTAGATTTGTAGCGGGTACTATTTTTGAAACAAGAATGAACGAGCAACTGCATAACGGAGAATTTGCAGTGCTTTACCGTACCAACTCCCAATCTAGATCTATTGAAGATGCTTTGCGTAAAAGAGACATACCGTACAGAATATATGGAGGTTTATCTTTTTACCAACGTAAAGAAATTAAAGATGTGTTAGCATATTTAAGGTTAGTAATTAACCCTAAAGATGAAGAGGCATTAAAGCGCGTTATAAATTTTCCGGGTAGGGGAATTGGGCAAGCAACTATAGATAAACTATTAGTTACGGCTAACCATTATGGACGCTCTATGTTTGAAGTTATGGAAAACATAGATAAAATAGAATTAAAAATAAACGCTGGTACCAAACGTAGATTAACAGAATTTGTTAATATGATTAAAGGTTTTCAGATAATGAATAAAGGAGCAGATGCTTTTTCTTTGTCTGAACACGTAGCTAAAAAAACAGGTATTCTTTTAGAGTTTAAAAAAGACGGCACACCAGAAGGTATTGCCAAAATGGAAAACATAGAAGAGCTTTTAAATGGTATAAAGGATTTTGTTGAAGGGCAAATGGAACTTGCTGATGCAACAGGTAATATAGCAGAATTTTTAGAAGATGTAGCACTTGCTACAGATTTAGATAATGATAAAGGTGATGATGACCGTGTTGCGCTTATGACCATACATATGGCAAAAGGGTTAGAGTTTCCGCACGTATTTATTGTTGGTATGGAAGAAGACTTGTTCCCATCTGCAATGAGTATGAACACGCGTACTGAGCTTGAAGAGGAGCGAAGATTATTTTATGTAGCTTTAACCAGAGCAGAAAAACAAGCTTATTTAACATATACAGAAAGTAGATACCGTTGGGGTAAATTAGTAGATGCAGAGCCAAGTAGATTTATAGAGGAGATAGATGAAAAGTATATAGAAAACCTAACTCCGGTAAGTAATTATAAATACAAATCTTTAATAGATAAAAATATTTTTGGTGAAGTAGATAAAAGTAAACTTAGACAAGTTAAACCTGTTTCAGGTATACCACCAAGTGCCCCTAAACCAAATGAAAACCAACTACGTAAGCTACGTAAACTAAAACCAGAACTTGCGCAGCCAATAGCAAATAATGCCAACCTAGATCCTAATTTGGTAGAAGGTGCAGCAGTTAACCATACGAGGTTTGGTAGGGGAGTTATACTTAAAATTGATGGTGTAGGTAACGATAAAAAAGCAGAAATTAAGTTTGATAAAGGTGATATTAAAAAACTTTTACTACGTTTTGCTAAGTTAGAAGTACTGTAAACAGGGATGTAATTTTCCTACTAAATAGTTTTATTTGTGTTATATTTATTACAAATAACCACCAATTTTTTTTAGTATGATATTTTACGGATCTAATTCATCGCAATTAAAGTCTAAGTTAACAAGGCAAATACCTTGTGCTAACTGTAATGAGAGTGCAAAATTTAATGTAGAAGTTTATGGCAAGTACGCCCATTTGTATTGGATACCTATTTTTCCAATAGGTAAAACAGGTGGTGCAGTATGTACCAATTGTAATACTGTTTTTGAGCCAAAGCAAATGGACCATAATTTAAAATTAGAATACCAAAATGTTAAAGACGAAGCTAAAACACCAATAAGACATTTTTCTGCATTATTTATTATTGCTATATTAATTACAGGATTAAGTGTTTCTTCATTTTTAGATGGTAAAAACTCTGAAGAATATATAGCACACCCTATGGTTAACGATTTGTATGAGTTTAAAACTGAAGCTAATTATTATTCTACAATGAAGATTTCTTCTATATCAGATAGTATATACTTTAAGTTTAATGAATATGAAACCAATAAAAAGTCTGGAATTTCTGAAATTGATATACCAAAAAATTATGAAGAGCAAGAATATGGGTATACAACAAAAGAGTTGCAAGGACTGTTTAAAGACAATATTATTTACGAGGTAAAAAGAAACTAAGTGTATTGTAAGGTTTTTTATAATACTAAGACTTATTTTTATCTGTTATTAAATACATAAAATTATGGCTCAGTTTATTAAAATATACCCAGAGAATCCTAATGCAGATGCAATTAAAAAAGTTGTAGATGTTTTAAAAAAAGGAGGTTTGGTTATATATCCTACAGATACTGTTTACGGTCTAGGTTGTGATATAACCAATACTAAGGCTTTAGAGAAAATAGCACGTATTAAAGGAGTTAAGCTTGCCAAAGCTAATTTTTCATTTATTTGTGCAGACCTTAGCAATTTGTCTGAGTATGTAAAACAAATTGATACAGCTACATTTAAAATTTTAAAAAGAGCATTACCAGGGCCTTATACTTTTATATTGCCTGGTAATAATAATTTACCTAAAGATTTTAAAAAGAAAAAGACTGTAGGTATACGTGTGCCAGATAATTCTATAGCAAATGCAATGGTACAAGCACTAGGAAACCCAATAGTGTCTACATCTATTAGAGATGAAGATGAGTTGTTAGAATATACTACAGATCCAGAATTAATTTATGAAAAATGGGATAATTTAGTAGACATTGTTATAGATGGTGGTTACGGAGATAATACGGCATCTACTGTGGTAGATTTATCTGATGGCGAACCAGAGATAATAAGAGAAGGTAAAGGAAGTATAGATATATTTTAATTGTAAATAAAATATAAGTTAAGAATAAAAAAAGCCTCGCATTATGCGAGGCTTTCTTATTATAAATAATAATTAATACTATTTGTTTATTGCAGGATCTTTCATTCCTTCTTCAATCATACTGTAAAACTGATCAATTTTAGGAAGTACTACAATTCTTGTTCTTCTGTTTCTAGCTTTATCTGTAGAAGATACTGGTATGTATTGAGATCTACCTGCAGCCGTCATACGCTTAGGATCTACTCCGTACTCATTTTGTAATATACGAACTACAGCAGTTGCACGCTTAACACTTAAATCCCAGTTGTCTAATAAAACACCTTTTCTGTAAGGTACAGCATCTGTGTGTCCTTCTACCATAAATTCAAAATCTGGCTTGTTATTTACAACTTGTGCAACTTTACCTAATACTTCTTTAGCTCTTGTTGCTACATTGTAGCTACCGCTGCTAAATAATAATTTATCAGATATAGATACAAAAACCACACCTTTTTCTACGCTAATTTCAATATCCTCGTCATCTAAATTACCAAGAACACCTTTTAAACTCTGTACTAATGAAAGGTTTACAGAATCTCTACGTGTAATTGCATCGTTTAATTTACGTATTGTTAAATCTTTTTCTTTTAAACTTTCTAAAGACTTTTCTAAGTTTTCAGCACCTTTCGCAGACAAATCTGTTAGGTTACCCATATTATCTACTAATACTTGGTTGTTGGCTTTAAGAAAATCGTTTTGGTCTTCTAAAGTTCTTAACCTTGCATCTGCAGTAGCTTTTTCTTCTATACAGCTATTAAGCTTAACCGTTGCTGAATTTAATAAATCTTCAGTTTCTTTATTTTTTGCCTCTAACTCCGCATATTTCTTTTGCGATACGCAAGAAGATAATAATATTGTAGCTCCTAAAGCGCCTAAAAAAATCTTTTTCATATTCATATTACTATTAATTGTTATTTGTTTCAAAATTATATAAAATGTTCTATCTAATGGTACTACAATTTAGTTAATCTTTTACTAAATTGTTAAATTCCTTATAACCATTTACGAAATAAGACCACACAACGGATTTAATTAAATAATATTTTTTTGTTCTACTGTTTAACTCTTTCTTTTTTAGTGTTTTAGGTAAATTCCAATAAAAACTAAAATGTGCCTTAACAATTGCTAAACAATGTGTAAATCTCATTTGCGATAAAAATCGTAAACCTGCTATACCATCCAACAATAACCTTGCCATAACTATAAAAAATGCCTTATAAATTGGTATATTTTTTACAATACTGTAAAGTGAATTTCTAAAGTTTAAAAATGTCTTTTTTGGATTCATTTCATTAAGAGTAGACCCGCCTAAATGGTAAACTGTAGAAGCACCAACATACATAATTTCTAGGCCTTTGTTTTGTGCACGCCAACATAAATCTATTTCTTCTTGGTGCGCAAAGTAATCTTCATCAAAACCACCTAAATTAAAAAAAGTAGCTTTACGTATAAATAAGCAGGCACCACTTGCCCAAAATATTGGCAAATTGTCATTGTATTGTCCTTTATCTTCTTCTAATGTGTCAAAAATTCTACCTCTACAAAACGGATAGCCAAAACTGTCTAAAAAACCACCTGCAGCACCGGCATATTCAAAATGAGACTTCTTTTTTAAGTCTAAAATTTTTGGTTGTATTATAGCAGTGTTTTTATTTTCA carries:
- a CDS encoding glycosyltransferase, with translation MSYTTCVVIPCYNEVKELKNRVYDGFLKEDTNTLICFVDDGSTDGTYTELKSLEKQYPTKVVVYKNPNNVGKAESVRNGVNFACENYEIKLVGYLDADLATSLEEFSFLTTYIDNTISFVFGSRIMKLGSTIERKASRFFIGRFIATVISTILDLKVYDTQCGCKIFKKDLALEVFNKPFVSRWLFDVEIFNRIVVFYGKEKALTKMLEVPLKRWVDQGDSKVKTSYFFQLWLDLYKINKICKKGLKHNNSI
- a CDS encoding ArnT family glycosyltransferase; amino-acid sequence: MTEKKTTVNYMLIAVLSIVVFRFIITGAIPLLDKTEARYAEISRLMQETGEWVVLQIDYNEPFWAKPPLSTWMSAMSFELFGVNELTARLPSFLLGVAMLFILGYFVKKTKVSPLVPALVLVTTPEFLIHMGVVSTDSALCFSVMLIMLSFWKSITSDKKTIWNYLFFVGLGLGFLAKGPLVLVLTGAPVFFWLLLDRKTFFSNLAKLPWIVGLLVTVVIALPWYLLTEQRSPGFIDYFIVGEHFNRFLKPGWSGDLYGQPKTQPLGLIWVFMLSFCLPWFYIVLAKIVKLKKRILDDKYVAFLLFWLFWTPIFFTISKNILHTYILPSTVPMALLIAHWWPEYKHKKKALIACSIFPILVFIAGAGLLVTDQWKVYMNSDKLLVAKSEELKIDKNPPILYLDSKTYSSQFYNKGNVIDTRDEPTKIDSILEAYDKLYILSDKREFYLLPKKYVSKLQVIDTTKKARLYLYNK
- a CDS encoding FMN-binding glutamate synthase family protein translates to MDSFLSFISSISWWIWVLIVLALVAIRDIFFQKKHTISHNFPIVGHIRYMLESIGPEMRQYFVANNREELPFNRIERGWIYASAKSENNYEGFGTDRDVYAHQHIFVKNQMMAYKIDENHPNAKDKTFLPCAKVIGAYNKRKKPFRPASAINVSAMSFGSLSAAAVEAMNKGVLKSGAYHNTGEGGLSPYHKQGGDVIFHFGTGYFGVRSEDGNLSMEKLTNLVENNPCIKAIEIKLSQGAKPGKGGVLPGAKITAELAEIRGVEIGKDVLSPATHKAFSSVQELVNLIEEIAEKTGLPVGIKGAIGKLDQWEELADIMLKTGKGPDFITVDGGEGGTGAAPPSFADHVSLPWVYGFSSLYKLFLEKKLTDRIVFIGSGKLGFPAKAAMAFAMGVDCINVAREAMMSIGCIQAQSCHTNTCPAGIATQNQWLQRGINVPLKSDRLAQYFKSFRKELIEITHASGYEHPCQYTMDDIQVNLDDNELNRSLAFTYGYNKAKVPFNGMQELYDCVHLGGKEYMKNEPKK
- a CDS encoding amidohydrolase — protein: MKTKNKFILTLLLCGSALQAQNYKLENDYKNIEKKVIEWRHHFHQNPELSNREFKTAEKIAAHLKSLGIEVQTKVAITGVVGILKGKKPGKVIALRADIDALPVTERNNLPFKSNVTDTFLGVETGVMHACGHDTHTAILMGVAEILAKNKDKINGTVKFIFQPAEEGAPPGEEGGAALMIKEGVMENPKVDAIFGLHINSGTPVGVIKYKTEGIMAAVERFVINVKGKQTHGSQPWSGVDPIVISAKIIDGLQTIISRESKLTEEAAVITVGKITSGVRFNIIPESAELIGTVRTLNPDMRELILRRMKEMTETIAKAYGGSATFSVESQTSITYNDIALVNQMLPTMQRVAGNKNVQLTKATTGGEDFSYFQELVPGFYFFLGGMTPGNKEAYPHHTPDFKIDDNGMLLGVKTLTEMSLDYLNK
- a CDS encoding GNAT family N-acetyltransferase, whose product is MKEIKIRAAELKDLQTLKSFEQGIISAERPFDKTLKPDPISYYSIKNLLEDTNTLVAVATLNNTLIGSAYATIKQAKKHLKHNNYAYLGFMYIDPKYRGKGINKNIIDFLFKWIKEQNTTEVRLDVYSENTAALRAYEKAGFKKHLVNMRMEI
- a CDS encoding ATP-dependent helicase, which translates into the protein MEEFIAQLNEAQKAPVLHTKGPLMVIAGAGSGKTRVLTYRIAYLIQQGVDPYNILSLTFTNKAAREMKVRIADIAGSAETKSLWMGTFHSIFAKLLRYEADKLGYPNNFTIYDTQDSQRLIASIIKEMQLDKDIYKYKQIQNRISSYKNSLITVKAYFNNPDLMEADAMAKRPRTGEIYKNYVERCFKAGAMDFDDLLLKTNELLNVFPEVLQKYQNRFQYIMVDEYQDTNHSQYLIVKALSDKFQNICVVGDDAQSIYSFRGANISNILNFQKDYDNVAMYRLEQNYRSTGNIVNAANSIIEKNKNQLEKVVWTSNDDGPLIKVHRSITDAEEGRFVAGTIFETRMNEQLHNGEFAVLYRTNSQSRSIEDALRKRDIPYRIYGGLSFYQRKEIKDVLAYLRLVINPKDEEALKRVINFPGRGIGQATIDKLLVTANHYGRSMFEVMENIDKIELKINAGTKRRLTEFVNMIKGFQIMNKGADAFSLSEHVAKKTGILLEFKKDGTPEGIAKMENIEELLNGIKDFVEGQMELADATGNIAEFLEDVALATDLDNDKGDDDRVALMTIHMAKGLEFPHVFIVGMEEDLFPSAMSMNTRTELEEERRLFYVALTRAEKQAYLTYTESRYRWGKLVDAEPSRFIEEIDEKYIENLTPVSNYKYKSLIDKNIFGEVDKSKLRQVKPVSGIPPSAPKPNENQLRKLRKLKPELAQPIANNANLDPNLVEGAAVNHTRFGRGVILKIDGVGNDKKAEIKFDKGDIKKLLLRFAKLEVL